A section of the Roseivirga sp. BDSF3-8 genome encodes:
- a CDS encoding ABC transporter ATP-binding protein has translation MTSILKTVNLRKVYTTEEIETTALNDVNIDIKEGEFVAIMGPSGCGKSTLLNIIGLLDSPSTGEYWFVDQEVAKYNERQRAKLRKGSIGFVFQSFNLIDELTVFENVELPLLYLKVDSAERKRKVDEVLERMNIMHRRTHFPQQLSGGQQQRVAIARAIVANPKVILADEPTGNLDSKNGEEVMKLLADLNQQGTTIVMVTHSPYDANYAHRTINLFDGKVVTENIKESFHV, from the coding sequence ATGACAAGTATTCTTAAAACCGTTAACCTCAGAAAGGTTTATACCACCGAGGAGATCGAAACCACGGCCCTGAATGACGTGAATATCGACATCAAGGAAGGTGAGTTTGTAGCCATAATGGGACCTTCAGGATGTGGTAAATCAACCCTCCTGAATATTATCGGCTTGCTCGATAGCCCATCTACAGGTGAATACTGGTTTGTTGACCAGGAAGTAGCAAAATACAATGAGCGCCAGCGCGCAAAACTGCGTAAAGGTTCCATCGGATTTGTATTCCAGAGCTTCAACCTGATAGACGAACTTACTGTCTTTGAAAACGTGGAGCTTCCACTCCTGTACCTTAAAGTTGACAGCGCAGAGCGTAAGCGTAAAGTGGATGAAGTCCTGGAGCGCATGAATATCATGCACCGGCGTACACACTTTCCCCAGCAGCTTAGTGGTGGTCAGCAGCAGCGTGTAGCTATTGCCAGAGCGATCGTTGCTAACCCTAAGGTGATATTGGCGGATGAGCCTACAGGTAATCTCGATTCTAAGAACGGCGAGGAGGTAATGAAACTTCTGGCCGATCTGAATCAACAGGGAACGACAATTGTGATGGTGACCCACTCTCCATATGATGCTAACTATGCCCACCGTACCATTAATCTATTTGATGGAAAAGTGGTTACAGAAAACATCAAGGAGTCTTTCCACGTCTAG
- a CDS encoding PAS domain-containing sensor histidine kinase: protein MVFKEFRTGVLWRVLLIALSIFVGFLLYFDKKYVSTGVTGVVIGIQIYNLFLFVENTNRKLTRFLESVRYSDFVSGFNADNKLGDSFRQLNQAFNEVLDAFREQRSISEENELYLHTIVQHVTVGLLALDSDGNVELINPVAKRLLDLPQLKHINELHHKHPVLHLLLVGLKLGQRAMHRIGPNVDLAISVTELRLHGKHLRLYSLQNIRSELQQNEIQAWQNLTKVLRHEIMNSITPIASLVGTLNDILKEDLHDENGEVNDEALEDIQEGLQTIGNRSKGLVRFVDAYRDFTNIPEPEFTRFEMRDLLDHVAHLMRTEFRDTGISMDYHPPTESILLMADQQLIEMILINLIKNGREALTGRENGRVELSGGMGVDQRPVIQVSDNGPGIIPEARERIFIPFYTTKKTGSGIGLSLSRQIMQLHNGDLSVESEPEVRTIFTLRF from the coding sequence ATGGTCTTTAAGGAATTCAGAACCGGAGTATTATGGAGGGTGCTACTCATCGCCTTAAGTATATTCGTTGGTTTTTTGCTGTATTTTGACAAAAAGTATGTAAGTACCGGCGTAACAGGGGTGGTAATTGGCATACAGATATACAATCTGTTTCTTTTTGTAGAGAATACAAACCGCAAGCTTACCCGCTTTCTGGAGTCGGTACGTTATTCTGACTTTGTATCCGGCTTTAATGCAGACAATAAACTTGGCGATAGCTTCCGTCAACTGAATCAGGCATTTAATGAAGTGTTAGATGCTTTCCGTGAGCAGCGCTCTATCAGTGAAGAGAATGAACTGTACCTGCACACGATCGTACAGCATGTAACGGTAGGTCTGCTGGCCCTCGATTCTGATGGAAATGTGGAACTGATAAATCCAGTGGCTAAACGGCTGCTGGACCTTCCCCAGTTAAAACATATAAATGAGCTCCATCATAAACACCCTGTACTGCACTTGCTACTGGTAGGCCTGAAGTTGGGCCAGCGTGCGATGCACCGGATAGGACCTAATGTAGACCTGGCGATAAGTGTGACGGAACTAAGGCTGCATGGCAAACACCTGCGCCTGTATTCGCTACAGAATATACGCTCTGAACTACAGCAAAATGAGATACAGGCCTGGCAAAATCTAACGAAGGTCCTGCGCCATGAGATCATGAACAGCATTACGCCTATTGCCTCTCTGGTGGGTACGCTGAATGATATTCTGAAGGAGGATCTTCATGATGAAAATGGTGAGGTAAATGACGAAGCGCTGGAGGATATACAGGAGGGCTTGCAAACAATAGGAAATCGTAGTAAAGGACTGGTTCGCTTTGTTGATGCGTATCGGGACTTTACGAATATACCTGAGCCTGAGTTTACACGTTTTGAGATGAGGGACCTGCTGGATCATGTGGCCCACTTGATGCGGACTGAATTCAGAGATACGGGTATATCTATGGACTACCACCCTCCTACTGAGTCTATCCTTCTGATGGCAGATCAGCAGCTTATTGAAATGATATTAATAAACCTGATCAAAAACGGACGAGAGGCATTAACGGGAAGGGAGAATGGCCGGGTAGAACTTAGTGGAGGTATGGGTGTTGATCAGCGCCCGGTAATACAGGTAAGCGACAATGGGCCTGGTATCATTCCGGAAGCAAGAGAACGAATATTTATTCCATTTTATACAACCAAAAAAACCGGATCGGGTATCGGCCTCAGCCTTAGCAGACAAATAATGCAATTGCATAATGGAGATCTGTCTGTGGAGTCTGAACCAGAAGTCAGAACTATTTTCACTCTTCGATTTTAA
- a CDS encoding efflux RND transporter periplasmic adaptor subunit, which produces MDRVIKKKRWTTKKIILAGVIVGAVLFALYGFLFADNRSKVKTEREKITISTVKEGEFQEYIPRSGTVQPIRSIYMDAIEGGVVKQLVRESGDMVDKGDTIMILTNSNLQLDVMNRETMLYEQLNNQRNIRLNLDQNTLRLKQDLAEIDYQIKLLEPQYERFKELYEKKLVSKREFEEVKEPYMYQLNRRELTVKAYKTDSINIVRQRAQLQNSEDRMLMSLDAVGRILDNLVVRAPITGQLTTPDLEIGESIDRGQSLGQVDIVDSFKVRVPIDELYLPRIKEGQKGTFDFSGDTYELTIEKIFPTVTNGVFEVDMHFVGEQPENIKRGQTLRVRLQLSDLTTATLLPVGGFYQNTGGNWVYVLEEGDDKAVKRNIRLNRKNSQYYEVSEGLQPGDRVITSSYDNFGDNEVIVLD; this is translated from the coding sequence ATGGATCGAGTAATTAAGAAAAAACGGTGGACAACTAAGAAGATCATACTCGCAGGGGTGATAGTAGGAGCTGTGCTCTTCGCCTTGTATGGTTTTCTGTTTGCGGATAATCGCTCAAAAGTTAAAACCGAACGTGAGAAAATCACCATCTCTACGGTTAAGGAAGGAGAATTCCAGGAGTATATCCCCCGTTCAGGAACAGTGCAGCCTATACGCTCTATATATATGGATGCCATTGAAGGAGGTGTCGTTAAGCAGTTAGTGCGCGAAAGTGGTGATATGGTGGACAAAGGCGATACCATCATGATCCTGACGAACAGTAACCTGCAACTGGATGTGATGAACCGCGAGACCATGCTGTACGAACAGCTTAATAACCAGCGTAACATTCGCCTGAACCTGGATCAGAATACCCTTCGTTTGAAGCAGGATCTTGCCGAGATCGATTACCAGATTAAATTATTGGAACCTCAATATGAGCGATTTAAAGAGCTGTATGAGAAAAAGCTCGTATCCAAACGCGAATTTGAGGAAGTGAAGGAACCATACATGTACCAGCTCAACCGTCGCGAGCTTACTGTAAAGGCCTATAAAACTGATAGCATTAATATTGTAAGACAGCGTGCCCAGCTTCAGAATTCTGAAGACCGGATGCTCATGAGCCTGGATGCGGTAGGCCGTATTCTGGACAATCTTGTCGTCAGAGCCCCCATTACCGGACAGCTTACCACTCCGGACCTTGAGATAGGTGAATCTATCGATAGAGGCCAGAGTTTAGGCCAGGTAGATATAGTCGATAGCTTTAAAGTAAGAGTACCTATTGATGAATTATATCTTCCCCGTATCAAAGAGGGACAGAAAGGTACCTTCGACTTCAGCGGAGATACCTATGAACTTACAATAGAGAAAATCTTCCCTACCGTTACCAATGGGGTGTTTGAAGTAGACATGCACTTTGTAGGAGAACAGCCTGAGAACATCAAAAGAGGACAGACCCTCCGGGTAAGACTGCAACTTAGCGATCTTACTACCGCCACCTTGCTGCCTGTGGGTGGATTCTATCAAAATACCGGCGGTAACTGGGTATATGTTCTGGAAGAAGGTGATGATAAAGCTGTAAAGCGTAATATCCGCCTTAACCGTAAAAACTCACAGTACTATGAAGTTTCCGAAGGCCTTCAGCCTGGCGATCGTGTGATTACCAGTAGCTATGATAACTTTGGTGACAATGAAGTAATCGTATTAGATTGA
- a CDS encoding sigma-54-dependent transcriptional regulator, translating into MSQSVKSSKIPGKILVVDDNQDVLSAARLFLKRHFTSIDIEKNPEAIPTLMNNEQYDVILLDMNFTKDVSSGHEGFYWLDKILAIDPSAVVVLITAYGDVQTAVRAIKEGASDFVLKPWENEKLLATMMSAMRLRQSRTEVADLKDKQKQINEDNDFKYVDILGKSGPMQKVFETIDRVAGTDANVLILGENGTGKELVARAIHRKSKRHDGVFISVDLGAITESLFESELFGHTKGAFTDAKEERAGRFEVASGGTLFLDEIGNLSLPLQAKLLSAIQSRQVTRVGSNKTRDVDIRLICATNMNLYDMVGQNSFRQDLLYRVNTIEIILPPLRERGEDLELLADHYLKHYAHKYSKEVHSVSAAALKRMQKYNWPGNVRELQHAVERAVIMSQSNVLQPEDFFFNARPGEQSGGQGEENIQLEQYHLEEVEKILIRKVMKKYNGNITQAATELGLTRSSLYRRLEKYGL; encoded by the coding sequence ATGAGCCAATCTGTCAAAAGCAGTAAAATACCCGGAAAAATACTGGTAGTGGATGACAACCAGGACGTGCTTAGTGCTGCCCGGCTGTTCCTTAAGAGACACTTCACGAGTATTGACATAGAAAAGAACCCTGAAGCCATACCTACGCTCATGAATAATGAGCAATACGACGTGATCCTGCTGGACATGAATTTTACGAAGGACGTGAGCAGCGGGCATGAGGGGTTTTACTGGCTGGATAAGATACTTGCCATTGACCCCTCGGCAGTAGTCGTTCTGATTACAGCTTACGGAGATGTGCAAACTGCGGTAAGGGCTATAAAAGAAGGGGCGTCTGACTTTGTGCTTAAGCCATGGGAGAATGAAAAGCTACTTGCCACGATGATGTCTGCCATGAGGCTTCGCCAGTCTCGTACAGAGGTGGCTGACCTGAAGGACAAGCAAAAGCAGATAAATGAGGACAATGACTTTAAATATGTAGACATATTGGGCAAAAGCGGCCCGATGCAGAAGGTGTTTGAAACGATAGACCGTGTGGCAGGTACGGACGCAAATGTGCTTATACTTGGCGAAAATGGAACGGGAAAGGAACTGGTAGCAAGGGCTATCCATCGTAAGAGTAAGCGTCACGACGGGGTATTTATCAGTGTGGACCTGGGGGCAATCACGGAATCACTGTTTGAAAGTGAACTCTTTGGTCACACCAAAGGGGCCTTTACCGATGCGAAAGAAGAACGCGCAGGCCGGTTTGAAGTAGCGTCAGGGGGCACTCTGTTCCTGGATGAGATTGGTAACCTGAGCCTTCCGCTGCAGGCAAAATTACTTTCTGCCATTCAGAGTCGCCAGGTAACGCGGGTAGGGTCAAATAAAACCCGTGATGTGGATATCCGGCTGATCTGTGCTACGAATATGAATCTGTATGATATGGTGGGGCAAAACAGTTTTCGCCAGGATTTACTATACCGGGTGAATACCATTGAAATTATACTACCTCCACTACGTGAGCGTGGCGAGGACCTTGAGCTACTTGCAGACCATTACCTGAAACATTATGCGCATAAGTACAGCAAGGAGGTGCACTCTGTGAGCGCCGCAGCCCTGAAGCGTATGCAGAAGTACAACTGGCCTGGTAATGTAAGGGAACTGCAGCATGCTGTGGAGAGGGCTGTAATTATGAGCCAAAGTAATGTATTGCAGCCGGAGGACTTTTTCTTTAATGCGAGACCCGGGGAACAAAGCGGGGGGCAGGGTGAAGAAAATATCCAGCTGGAGCAATACCACCTTGAGGAAGTGGAGAAGATCCTGATCCGGAAAGTGATGAAAAAATATAATGGTAATATAACGCAAGCTGCTACTGAGCTGGGACTTACGAGGTCTTCACTTTACCGCAGATTGGAGAAGTATGGTCTTTAA